The DNA region CTCCTGATCTTCAGCGGCGGGCAGGACCACGTGCAATTCTCTCAGGTGGCCCAGGAGTCGCTGCAGCACCTGGGCATCGAGATGTCCATCCAGAGGCTCGACTGGCCGACCCTCTGGGGGCGCCTGCAGAAGGGGGAATTCCAGGCGGCGCTTTCGGGCTTCGTCTCGAGCGTCGACCCGGACGGAGTCGCCTACGGCATGCTGCACTCCTCGCAGGTCAAGGGAGGGCAGAACTACGCCGGCTTCAACGACCCGCAGACGGACGCCTGGATCGAGGAGGGACGTCGCGAGGTGGATCCCGTGCAGCGCCAGCTGACCTATCGGAGAATCGAACGGCGGGCGTCCGACCTGCAACCGTACACCTGCCTGTTCTCCCCGATGACGCGGGCGGCCATGGTCCGCCGGATAGGCGGGGTCCACCCCGGCCCGCGCGGCCTGATCGCGCACTACCCCGGCCTCGCGCGGCTGCGGGTCCTGGACCACGAAGGGCCGTGATCGGTTTCCTGGCGCGCCGCCTCCTGTCCGTGCTCCCGACTCTGGCCGGGGTCACGGCCGTGGCATTCGGAATCCTCAACCTCCTGCCGTCCGATCCCCTCCAGGTCTGGTCCGCCGGCGGCGCCCCTTCGGCGGAGGCGGTCGCGCACCTGCGCACCGCGCTGGGCGCCGACCAGGGACCTGCGGCCCGCTATATCTCCTGGGCCACGGGGCTCCTCCGAGGCGACCTCGGGCGATCGCTTCGTGATGGAAGGCCGGTCGCCGCCGTCATCGGCGATGCCCTCCCCTGGAGCCTCTGCCTCAACGTCGCGTCCATCCTGATCATCTACGGACTCGCCGTCCCATTCGGGCTTCTCGGGGCGGCATCCCCGGGACGGGCGGCGGATCGGCTCGGAGCCTGGGCCCTTCTCCTCCTCTATGCCGTCCCCCCGTTCGCCGCCGCGCTTCTCCTCCAGCAGTGGCTCGCGGTCCGTCTCGGATGGTTGCCCCTCATGGGAATATCGGCGGACGGGGCCTCTCCCCTGGCCCGGGGCCTCGATCTTCTCCGTCACCTGGTCCTGCCGACGTTCTGCCTCGCCCTGTCCGGCTGGGCGATCGTCGCGCGCTACTCGCGCGCCGTGTTCCGGTCCATCCTGGGTCGGGAGTACCTCGCGGTCGCCCGCGCCAAGGGCCTGCCGCGCTCTCGCGCCTACCTGCACGTGATCGCCAACGCGATGGTCCCCTTCATCACCCTCCTCGCCGCGGTCCTGCCCGGGCTGGTCGGAGGCAGCATCCTGGTCGAGCAGGTCTTCTCCGTGCCGGGAGTCGGAAGGCTCTACCTCGCGGCGGTCGAGGGGCGGGATTACCCGGTGGTCATGGGGCTCACGCTGCTCTCGGGGATCGTCGTGGTCGCGGCGCAGCTGCTGGTCGATCTGCTCTACGCGATCGCCGATCCCCGGGTCCGCGAGGGGATGGAGGAGGACAGGGCCCTTGCCCTCTGACGCGCGGCCGGCCGCATGGATCCTCCTGGTGATCGCGATGCTGGGATCGCTCGCGCCCATCCTGGCGAACGATCGACCGATCGTGGCGAGAGTGGATGGACGTCTGGTCTATCCCGCCCTGGCCGACCTGCCGATGGCCGGCCGTCTGTTCGACGATCCCGCGGCGCGCCGCGTCGACTGGGGCGCGCCGGCGGCCGCATCGACGGACGCGCCCGGCGGCGCGCGCCCTCTCCTGATGCCGCCGGTCCCCTACTCCTTCCGCGGCGTCCGCCTGGATCAGGCGCTCCTCCCGCCCGGGCGGATTCACCTGCTCGGGACCGATGCTCTCGGCCGGGACCTCCTGTCCAGGCTGATTTACGGCGCCCGGCCGTCTCTCGCGGTGGGGTTCGGCGCCACCGCCCTGGCGCTGCTCATCGGTTTCTCGCTGGGGGCCCTCGCGGGGCTGCGCGGCGGCCTGGTGGATCTCGTCGTGGTGCGAATCGTCGACATCGTGGCCTGCTTCCCGCCCTTCGTCCTGGCGCTCGCTTTCGTCGCCGCCCTCGGTC from Candidatus Polarisedimenticolia bacterium includes:
- a CDS encoding ABC transporter permease, whose protein sequence is MIGFLARRLLSVLPTLAGVTAVAFGILNLLPSDPLQVWSAGGAPSAEAVAHLRTALGADQGPAARYISWATGLLRGDLGRSLRDGRPVAAVIGDALPWSLCLNVASILIIYGLAVPFGLLGAASPGRAADRLGAWALLLLYAVPPFAAALLLQQWLAVRLGWLPLMGISADGASPLARGLDLLRHLVLPTFCLALSGWAIVARYSRAVFRSILGREYLAVARAKGLPRSRAYLHVIANAMVPFITLLAAVLPGLVGGSILVEQVFSVPGVGRLYLAAVEGRDYPVVMGLTLLSGIVVVAAQLLVDLLYAIADPRVREGMEEDRALAL
- a CDS encoding ABC transporter permease; the encoded protein is MPSDARPAAWILLVIAMLGSLAPILANDRPIVARVDGRLVYPALADLPMAGRLFDDPAARRVDWGAPAAASTDAPGGARPLLMPPVPYSFRGVRLDQALLPPGRIHLLGTDALGRDLLSRLIYGARPSLAVGFGATALALLIGFSLGALAGLRGGLVDLVVVRIVDIVACFPPFVLALAFVAALGHSGLLPLAAGIALSRWTSMARYVRGEILRHRGGEVWVSARAAGAGAPRLVLRHLLPLLAGPLWVMAAFGVANAILLESGLSFLGFGIDPPAPSWGSILAESRATLDAAWWPVVCPCLALIAVLAALCAAAEGAAGTESGRGSAS